One Oryza glaberrima chromosome 10, OglaRS2, whole genome shotgun sequence DNA segment encodes these proteins:
- the LOC127753080 gene encoding tetratricopeptide repeat protein SKI3 isoform X3 — protein sequence MFTAAVKSYGRAVELDGSKVFALIESGNIQLMLGYFRKGVEQFRSALEMAPQNHSAYFGLASALLAWARQCVMTGAFGWAASLLKEACEAAKVCTSLTGNLSCVWKLHGDAQLALARCFPWDDGNIKGGMDDGTFRTTVLEWRNTCLLAANGAKFSYQRALHLTPWEANIHNDTAICLDLIYTIEENNSLDPITWELPEKMSLGGLILEPVNKDFWVTLGSVSSNQALKQHSFIRALHLDMSLSEAWAYLGKIYRHSGDKQLARQAFDRARSIDPSLALPWAGMSAENYHQPGDGPVNECFESCLRAVQILPLPEFQIGLGTIAARSGELLSPQVLMAVRQAVQRAPHYPESHNINGLVSEVRSDFQSAIASYRRAKFALDMMRNSKADCRCHIADISVNLARSLCKAGLATEAVRECEELKRQGFLNDDGLQIYALSLWKLGRHDEALSVSRNLAENLSSMKQESATAALGFICTLTYNISGKDSAAAVIHKLPGQLNYSTQLKFIISALDALQPNKRFQLPQLSMPPRLTSYEVMSEVHSNIALGNAIAGESDKFLRVDGGLSYLKKVLHMYPDCSLVRNQLGSLLLSSEDWMASHKAVRVTSLSRGYTSDRGLRSPHQIQACAAVSCYATCTSYPKFSFPTCEDQYLSGYNAICRLQRWVHLEPWNQDARRLLVLTLYQKAREEKYPKHICTILKRLILQVLSSGSNSQDNKVVQYGNYLLLLVASEVSLQSGDHGNCIAQATEALGVTSSCVDSFFAHLQLCRAYVIQGNLLNSRSEYMKCLQNRTDTEIGWVVLKQLASICSLEGTPDEIEIHLRGCVERKGSNASKWTSLFYLACAQCSVWNEDFASAEKAIAQACAEGDPDSCVLFLNGAICMDIAWRFAAPQFIARAASSLRKAQQKSLASLPIVSLLLAQAEGSLGSKAKWEKNLRLEWFSWPPELRPAELYFQMHLLATQSNAATSQQNQLVETMQTPEKWLLRAIHLNPSCSRYWTALMQLVYV from the exons ATGTTTACTGCAGCAGTAAAG TCGTATGGGCGAGCTGTTGAACTGGATGGTTCCAAGGTCTTTGCATTGATAGAAAGTGGAAACATCCAGCTAATGCTTGGTTATTTTAGAAAg GGTGTTGAACAGTTCCGCTCTGCCTTGGAGATGGCTCCTCAAAATCATTCCGCGTACTTTGGTCTTGCTTCTGCATTGCTTGCTTGGGCAAGGCAGTGTGTAATGACTGGGGCCTTTGGCTGGGCAGCTAGTCTGTTGAAG GAAGCATGTGAAGCTGCCAAAGTTTGTACTTCTTTGACTGGAAACCTTTCCTGTGTTTGGAAACTGCATGGAGATGCTCAG CTCGCACTTGCAAGATGCTTTCCATGGGATGATGGTAATATCAAGGGGGGTATGGATGATGGTACTTTCAGGACTACTGTACTTGAGTGGAGAAATACATGTTTGTTGGCTGCAAATGGTGCAAAGTTCTCGTACCAACGAGCTTTGCATCTCACTCCCTGGGAAGCTAATATTCACAATGACACTGCTATATGTCTTGATCTCATTTATACCATTGAGGAGAATAACAGTCTAGATCCCATAACTTG GGAACTGCCAGAGAAAATGTCGTtgggtgggttgatactggaaCCAGTCAATAAGGATTTTTGGGTTACATTGGGCTCGGTGTCAAGTAATCAAGCTTTAAAACAGCATTCTTTTATCAGAGCACTGCATCTTGATATGTCTCTATCTGAAGCATGGGCATACCTTGGAAAG ATTTACAGGCATTCAGGTGATAAGCAGTTGGCAAGACAAGCATTTGATCGAGCTCGAAGCATTGATCCTTCACTGGCCTTGCCATGGGCAGGAATGTCAGCTGAAAATTACCACCAGCCTGG GGACGGGCCAGTAAATGAATGTTTTGAAAGCTGCTTGCGGGCTGTGCAGATACTTCCT CTTCCAGAGTTCCAGATTGGTCTTGGAACAATTGCAGCTCGTTCCGGTGAACTTCTATCACCTCAG GTATTGATGGCTGTAAGGCAAGCTGTTCAACGTGCACCTCATTACCCTGAGTCGCACAACATAAATGGCTTGGTTTCTGAAGTGCGATCAGACTTCCAATCTGCAATTGCATCGTACCGACGAGCAAAATTTGCTTTAGATATGATGCGCAACTCCAAAGCAGACTGCAGATGTCATATTGCTGATATTTCTGTGAATCTTGCCCGGTCACTATGTAAG GCTGGTCTTGCAACTGAGGCAGTGCGAGAGTGCGAAGAATTGAAAAGACaag GATTTCTGAATGATGACGGATTGCAGATATATGCTCTTTCATTATGGAAACTTGGTCGGCATGATGAAGCTCTTTCAGTATCAAGAAACTTGGCTGAAAACTTATCGAGTATGAAGCAGGAGAGTGCAACTGCAGCTTTAGGATTCATATGCACGTTGACATACAACATCTCTGGGAAGGACTCTGCAGCTGCGGTCATTCATAAACTGCCTGGTCAACTCAATTACAGCACACAGCTGAAATTTATTATCTCTGCATTAGATGCTTTACAGCCAAACAAGCGTTTTCAGTTACCGCAGCTGAGTATGCCTCCTAGGCTTACATCTTATGAAGTCATGAGTGAAGTCCACTCAAATATTGCTCTTGGAAATGCT ATTGCTGGGGAATCAGACAAGTTTTTAAGGGTTGATGGTGGCCTATCTTACCTGAAAAAGGTTCTACACATGTATCCCGACTGCAGTTTAGTAAG AAACCAACTTGGATCTCTGCTACTGTCAAGTGAAGATTGGATGGCTTCTCATAAAGCAGTAAGGGTTACTTCATTGTCCCGGGGATACACATCCGACAGGGGCTTAAGATCTCCACACCAAATTCAAGCATGTGCAGCAGTTTCTTGCTATGCTACCTGCACTTCTTACCCAAAGTTCTCCTTTCCAACATGTGAAGATCAATACCTAAGCGGATACAATGCAATATGCCGCCTGCAAAG GTGGGTTCATCTAGAACCGTGGAACCAAGATGCACGTCGCCTCCTTGTACTTACCCTTTACCAAAAAGCACGTGAAGAAAAGTATCCGAAACATATCTGCACCATTTTGAAGAGGCTGATTTTGCAAGTTCTCTCCAGTGGTAGCAATTCACAAGACAATAAGGTGGTTCAGTATGGGAACTACTTGCTACTTCTTGTGGCTTCAGAGGTTAGTTTGCAATCTGGTGACCATGGCAACTGTATTGCTCAAGCTACTGAAGCTCTTGGAGTAACTTCTTCGTGCGTGGATTCTTTCTTTGCACACTTGCAACTGTGTCGGGCCTATGTGATACAAGGCAATCTTTTGAACTCTAGGAGTGAGTACATGAAATGCCTGCAAAACCGTACAGATACTGAAATTGGCTGGGTAGTACTTAAGCAACTTGCATCTATATGTTCACTGGAGGGTACCCCTGATGAAATAGAGATACATCTAAGAGGATGCGTTGAAAGGAAAGGTAGCAATGCATCCAAATGGACGTCTCTTTTTTATCTAGCATGCGCTCAGTGTTCAGTATGGAATGAGGACTTTGCAAGTGCTGAGAAAGCTATTGCTCAGGCATGTGCTGAAGGGGATCCTGACAGCTGTGTCTTATTTCTCAACG GCGCAATTTGTATGGACATTGCTTGGAGGTTCGCGGCCCCTCAATTTATAGCCCGTGCAGCTTCCAGCCTCAGAAAGGCACAGCAGAAATCACTTGCTTCTTTACCTATTGTGTCCCTCTTACTGGCCCAAGCAGAAGGCAGCCTTGGCTCCAAAGCCAAGTGGGAGAAAAACCTTCGTCTAGAGTGGTTCTCATGGCCCCCAG AATTGAGGCCTGCCGAGCTCTATTTCCAGATGCATCTTCTGGCGACGCAGTCAAATGCAGCAACTTCCCAGCAGAACCAGCTAGTGGAAACCATGCAAACCCCGGAGAAGTGGCTTCTCAGGGCGATACACCTGAACCCGTCGTGCTCTAGGTACTGGACGGCTCTGATGCAACTCGTCTACGTGTAA
- the LOC127753080 gene encoding tetratricopeptide repeat protein SKI3 isoform X1: MPETAAEANLRKQLEQTLAGEPSSPLHHYNLGLFLWDRAEAAAREEGEGEEEVRRLRAAAAERFLAAAKLDPNDGVPFRFLGHHYARAGDAQRAAKCYQRAATLNPDDAEAGEAVCDLLDLEGKESLEIALCKEAAGKSPRAFWAFRRLGYLQVHQKKWSEAIQSLQHAIRGYPTCADLWEALGLAYHRLGMFTAAVKSYGRAVELDGSKVFALIESGNIQLMLGYFRKGVEQFRSALEMAPQNHSAYFGLASALLAWARQCVMTGAFGWAASLLKEACEAAKVCTSLTGNLSCVWKLHGDAQLALARCFPWDDGNIKGGMDDGTFRTTVLEWRNTCLLAANGAKFSYQRALHLTPWEANIHNDTAICLDLIYTIEENNSLDPITWELPEKMSLGGLILEPVNKDFWVTLGSVSSNQALKQHSFIRALHLDMSLSEAWAYLGKIYRHSGDKQLARQAFDRARSIDPSLALPWAGMSAENYHQPGDGPVNECFESCLRAVQILPLPEFQIGLGTIAARSGELLSPQVLMAVRQAVQRAPHYPESHNINGLVSEVRSDFQSAIASYRRAKFALDMMRNSKADCRCHIADISVNLARSLCKAGLATEAVRECEELKRQGFLNDDGLQIYALSLWKLGRHDEALSVSRNLAENLSSMKQESATAALGFICTLTYNISGKDSAAAVIHKLPGQLNYSTQLKFIISALDALQPNKRFQLPQLSMPPRLTSYEVMSEVHSNIALGNAIAGESDKFLRVDGGLSYLKKVLHMYPDCSLVRNQLGSLLLSSEDWMASHKAVRVTSLSRGYTSDRGLRSPHQIQACAAVSCYATCTSYPKFSFPTCEDQYLSGYNAICRLQRWVHLEPWNQDARRLLVLTLYQKAREEKYPKHICTILKRLILQVLSSGSNSQDNKVVQYGNYLLLLVASEVSLQSGDHGNCIAQATEALGVTSSCVDSFFAHLQLCRAYVIQGNLLNSRSEYMKCLQNRTDTEIGWVVLKQLASICSLEGTPDEIEIHLRGCVERKGSNASKWTSLFYLACAQCSVWNEDFASAEKAIAQACAEGDPDSCVLFLNGAICMDIAWRFAAPQFIARAASSLRKAQQKSLASLPIVSLLLAQAEGSLGSKAKWEKNLRLEWFSWPPELRPAELYFQMHLLATQSNAATSQQNQLVETMQTPEKWLLRAIHLNPSCSRYWTALMQLVYV; the protein is encoded by the exons aTGCCTGAAACG GCGGCGGAGGCCAACCTCCGCAAGCAGCTGGAGCAAACCCTCGCCGGCGAGCCATCCAGCCCGCTCCACCACTACAACCTC GGCCTCTTCCTATGGGaccgcgcggaggcggcggcgagggaggagggcgagggcgaggaggaggtgaggcggctccgtgcggcggcggccgagcgcTTCCTCGCCGCGGCCAAGCTGGACCCCAACGACGGCGTCCCCTTCCGCTTCCTCGGCCACCATTacgcgcgcgccggcgacgcgcagCGAGCGGCCAAGTGCTATCAGCGGGCGGCGACGCTCAACCCTGATGATGCCGAGGCTGGG GAGGCGGTCTGTGATTTGCTAGATTTGGAGGGCAAGGAAAGCTTGGAGATCGCTTTGTGCAAGGAGGCAGCTGGCAAGTCACCCCGGGCATTTTGGGCGTTCCGGAGGTTGGGGTACTTACAG GTTCATCAGAAGAAATGGTCAGAGGCTATACAGAGCCTTCAGCATGCAATACGAGGTTACCCAACATGTGCAGATTTATGGGAA GCACTCGGTCTGGCATACCACCGTTTGGGCATGTTTACTGCAGCAGTAAAG TCGTATGGGCGAGCTGTTGAACTGGATGGTTCCAAGGTCTTTGCATTGATAGAAAGTGGAAACATCCAGCTAATGCTTGGTTATTTTAGAAAg GGTGTTGAACAGTTCCGCTCTGCCTTGGAGATGGCTCCTCAAAATCATTCCGCGTACTTTGGTCTTGCTTCTGCATTGCTTGCTTGGGCAAGGCAGTGTGTAATGACTGGGGCCTTTGGCTGGGCAGCTAGTCTGTTGAAG GAAGCATGTGAAGCTGCCAAAGTTTGTACTTCTTTGACTGGAAACCTTTCCTGTGTTTGGAAACTGCATGGAGATGCTCAG CTCGCACTTGCAAGATGCTTTCCATGGGATGATGGTAATATCAAGGGGGGTATGGATGATGGTACTTTCAGGACTACTGTACTTGAGTGGAGAAATACATGTTTGTTGGCTGCAAATGGTGCAAAGTTCTCGTACCAACGAGCTTTGCATCTCACTCCCTGGGAAGCTAATATTCACAATGACACTGCTATATGTCTTGATCTCATTTATACCATTGAGGAGAATAACAGTCTAGATCCCATAACTTG GGAACTGCCAGAGAAAATGTCGTtgggtgggttgatactggaaCCAGTCAATAAGGATTTTTGGGTTACATTGGGCTCGGTGTCAAGTAATCAAGCTTTAAAACAGCATTCTTTTATCAGAGCACTGCATCTTGATATGTCTCTATCTGAAGCATGGGCATACCTTGGAAAG ATTTACAGGCATTCAGGTGATAAGCAGTTGGCAAGACAAGCATTTGATCGAGCTCGAAGCATTGATCCTTCACTGGCCTTGCCATGGGCAGGAATGTCAGCTGAAAATTACCACCAGCCTGG GGACGGGCCAGTAAATGAATGTTTTGAAAGCTGCTTGCGGGCTGTGCAGATACTTCCT CTTCCAGAGTTCCAGATTGGTCTTGGAACAATTGCAGCTCGTTCCGGTGAACTTCTATCACCTCAG GTATTGATGGCTGTAAGGCAAGCTGTTCAACGTGCACCTCATTACCCTGAGTCGCACAACATAAATGGCTTGGTTTCTGAAGTGCGATCAGACTTCCAATCTGCAATTGCATCGTACCGACGAGCAAAATTTGCTTTAGATATGATGCGCAACTCCAAAGCAGACTGCAGATGTCATATTGCTGATATTTCTGTGAATCTTGCCCGGTCACTATGTAAG GCTGGTCTTGCAACTGAGGCAGTGCGAGAGTGCGAAGAATTGAAAAGACaag GATTTCTGAATGATGACGGATTGCAGATATATGCTCTTTCATTATGGAAACTTGGTCGGCATGATGAAGCTCTTTCAGTATCAAGAAACTTGGCTGAAAACTTATCGAGTATGAAGCAGGAGAGTGCAACTGCAGCTTTAGGATTCATATGCACGTTGACATACAACATCTCTGGGAAGGACTCTGCAGCTGCGGTCATTCATAAACTGCCTGGTCAACTCAATTACAGCACACAGCTGAAATTTATTATCTCTGCATTAGATGCTTTACAGCCAAACAAGCGTTTTCAGTTACCGCAGCTGAGTATGCCTCCTAGGCTTACATCTTATGAAGTCATGAGTGAAGTCCACTCAAATATTGCTCTTGGAAATGCT ATTGCTGGGGAATCAGACAAGTTTTTAAGGGTTGATGGTGGCCTATCTTACCTGAAAAAGGTTCTACACATGTATCCCGACTGCAGTTTAGTAAG AAACCAACTTGGATCTCTGCTACTGTCAAGTGAAGATTGGATGGCTTCTCATAAAGCAGTAAGGGTTACTTCATTGTCCCGGGGATACACATCCGACAGGGGCTTAAGATCTCCACACCAAATTCAAGCATGTGCAGCAGTTTCTTGCTATGCTACCTGCACTTCTTACCCAAAGTTCTCCTTTCCAACATGTGAAGATCAATACCTAAGCGGATACAATGCAATATGCCGCCTGCAAAG GTGGGTTCATCTAGAACCGTGGAACCAAGATGCACGTCGCCTCCTTGTACTTACCCTTTACCAAAAAGCACGTGAAGAAAAGTATCCGAAACATATCTGCACCATTTTGAAGAGGCTGATTTTGCAAGTTCTCTCCAGTGGTAGCAATTCACAAGACAATAAGGTGGTTCAGTATGGGAACTACTTGCTACTTCTTGTGGCTTCAGAGGTTAGTTTGCAATCTGGTGACCATGGCAACTGTATTGCTCAAGCTACTGAAGCTCTTGGAGTAACTTCTTCGTGCGTGGATTCTTTCTTTGCACACTTGCAACTGTGTCGGGCCTATGTGATACAAGGCAATCTTTTGAACTCTAGGAGTGAGTACATGAAATGCCTGCAAAACCGTACAGATACTGAAATTGGCTGGGTAGTACTTAAGCAACTTGCATCTATATGTTCACTGGAGGGTACCCCTGATGAAATAGAGATACATCTAAGAGGATGCGTTGAAAGGAAAGGTAGCAATGCATCCAAATGGACGTCTCTTTTTTATCTAGCATGCGCTCAGTGTTCAGTATGGAATGAGGACTTTGCAAGTGCTGAGAAAGCTATTGCTCAGGCATGTGCTGAAGGGGATCCTGACAGCTGTGTCTTATTTCTCAACG GCGCAATTTGTATGGACATTGCTTGGAGGTTCGCGGCCCCTCAATTTATAGCCCGTGCAGCTTCCAGCCTCAGAAAGGCACAGCAGAAATCACTTGCTTCTTTACCTATTGTGTCCCTCTTACTGGCCCAAGCAGAAGGCAGCCTTGGCTCCAAAGCCAAGTGGGAGAAAAACCTTCGTCTAGAGTGGTTCTCATGGCCCCCAG AATTGAGGCCTGCCGAGCTCTATTTCCAGATGCATCTTCTGGCGACGCAGTCAAATGCAGCAACTTCCCAGCAGAACCAGCTAGTGGAAACCATGCAAACCCCGGAGAAGTGGCTTCTCAGGGCGATACACCTGAACCCGTCGTGCTCTAGGTACTGGACGGCTCTGATGCAACTCGTCTACGTGTAA
- the LOC127753080 gene encoding tetratricopeptide repeat protein SKI3 isoform X2 translates to MLGYFRKGVEQFRSALEMAPQNHSAYFGLASALLAWARQCVMTGAFGWAASLLKEACEAAKVCTSLTGNLSCVWKLHGDAQLALARCFPWDDGNIKGGMDDGTFRTTVLEWRNTCLLAANGAKFSYQRALHLTPWEANIHNDTAICLDLIYTIEENNSLDPITWELPEKMSLGGLILEPVNKDFWVTLGSVSSNQALKQHSFIRALHLDMSLSEAWAYLGKIYRHSGDKQLARQAFDRARSIDPSLALPWAGMSAENYHQPGDGPVNECFESCLRAVQILPLPEFQIGLGTIAARSGELLSPQVLMAVRQAVQRAPHYPESHNINGLVSEVRSDFQSAIASYRRAKFALDMMRNSKADCRCHIADISVNLARSLCKAGLATEAVRECEELKRQGFLNDDGLQIYALSLWKLGRHDEALSVSRNLAENLSSMKQESATAALGFICTLTYNISGKDSAAAVIHKLPGQLNYSTQLKFIISALDALQPNKRFQLPQLSMPPRLTSYEVMSEVHSNIALGNAIAGESDKFLRVDGGLSYLKKVLHMYPDCSLVRNQLGSLLLSSEDWMASHKAVRVTSLSRGYTSDRGLRSPHQIQACAAVSCYATCTSYPKFSFPTCEDQYLSGYNAICRLQRWVHLEPWNQDARRLLVLTLYQKAREEKYPKHICTILKRLILQVLSSGSNSQDNKVVQYGNYLLLLVASEVSLQSGDHGNCIAQATEALGVTSSCVDSFFAHLQLCRAYVIQGNLLNSRSEYMKCLQNRTDTEIGWVVLKQLASICSLEGTPDEIEIHLRGCVERKGSNASKWTSLFYLACAQCSVWNEDFASAEKAIAQACAEGDPDSCVLFLNGAICMDIAWRFAAPQFIARAASSLRKAQQKSLASLPIVSLLLAQAEGSLGSKAKWEKNLRLEWFSWPPELRPAELYFQMHLLATQSNAATSQQNQLVETMQTPEKWLLRAIHLNPSCSRYWTALMQLVYV, encoded by the exons ATGCTTGGTTATTTTAGAAAg GGTGTTGAACAGTTCCGCTCTGCCTTGGAGATGGCTCCTCAAAATCATTCCGCGTACTTTGGTCTTGCTTCTGCATTGCTTGCTTGGGCAAGGCAGTGTGTAATGACTGGGGCCTTTGGCTGGGCAGCTAGTCTGTTGAAG GAAGCATGTGAAGCTGCCAAAGTTTGTACTTCTTTGACTGGAAACCTTTCCTGTGTTTGGAAACTGCATGGAGATGCTCAG CTCGCACTTGCAAGATGCTTTCCATGGGATGATGGTAATATCAAGGGGGGTATGGATGATGGTACTTTCAGGACTACTGTACTTGAGTGGAGAAATACATGTTTGTTGGCTGCAAATGGTGCAAAGTTCTCGTACCAACGAGCTTTGCATCTCACTCCCTGGGAAGCTAATATTCACAATGACACTGCTATATGTCTTGATCTCATTTATACCATTGAGGAGAATAACAGTCTAGATCCCATAACTTG GGAACTGCCAGAGAAAATGTCGTtgggtgggttgatactggaaCCAGTCAATAAGGATTTTTGGGTTACATTGGGCTCGGTGTCAAGTAATCAAGCTTTAAAACAGCATTCTTTTATCAGAGCACTGCATCTTGATATGTCTCTATCTGAAGCATGGGCATACCTTGGAAAG ATTTACAGGCATTCAGGTGATAAGCAGTTGGCAAGACAAGCATTTGATCGAGCTCGAAGCATTGATCCTTCACTGGCCTTGCCATGGGCAGGAATGTCAGCTGAAAATTACCACCAGCCTGG GGACGGGCCAGTAAATGAATGTTTTGAAAGCTGCTTGCGGGCTGTGCAGATACTTCCT CTTCCAGAGTTCCAGATTGGTCTTGGAACAATTGCAGCTCGTTCCGGTGAACTTCTATCACCTCAG GTATTGATGGCTGTAAGGCAAGCTGTTCAACGTGCACCTCATTACCCTGAGTCGCACAACATAAATGGCTTGGTTTCTGAAGTGCGATCAGACTTCCAATCTGCAATTGCATCGTACCGACGAGCAAAATTTGCTTTAGATATGATGCGCAACTCCAAAGCAGACTGCAGATGTCATATTGCTGATATTTCTGTGAATCTTGCCCGGTCACTATGTAAG GCTGGTCTTGCAACTGAGGCAGTGCGAGAGTGCGAAGAATTGAAAAGACaag GATTTCTGAATGATGACGGATTGCAGATATATGCTCTTTCATTATGGAAACTTGGTCGGCATGATGAAGCTCTTTCAGTATCAAGAAACTTGGCTGAAAACTTATCGAGTATGAAGCAGGAGAGTGCAACTGCAGCTTTAGGATTCATATGCACGTTGACATACAACATCTCTGGGAAGGACTCTGCAGCTGCGGTCATTCATAAACTGCCTGGTCAACTCAATTACAGCACACAGCTGAAATTTATTATCTCTGCATTAGATGCTTTACAGCCAAACAAGCGTTTTCAGTTACCGCAGCTGAGTATGCCTCCTAGGCTTACATCTTATGAAGTCATGAGTGAAGTCCACTCAAATATTGCTCTTGGAAATGCT ATTGCTGGGGAATCAGACAAGTTTTTAAGGGTTGATGGTGGCCTATCTTACCTGAAAAAGGTTCTACACATGTATCCCGACTGCAGTTTAGTAAG AAACCAACTTGGATCTCTGCTACTGTCAAGTGAAGATTGGATGGCTTCTCATAAAGCAGTAAGGGTTACTTCATTGTCCCGGGGATACACATCCGACAGGGGCTTAAGATCTCCACACCAAATTCAAGCATGTGCAGCAGTTTCTTGCTATGCTACCTGCACTTCTTACCCAAAGTTCTCCTTTCCAACATGTGAAGATCAATACCTAAGCGGATACAATGCAATATGCCGCCTGCAAAG GTGGGTTCATCTAGAACCGTGGAACCAAGATGCACGTCGCCTCCTTGTACTTACCCTTTACCAAAAAGCACGTGAAGAAAAGTATCCGAAACATATCTGCACCATTTTGAAGAGGCTGATTTTGCAAGTTCTCTCCAGTGGTAGCAATTCACAAGACAATAAGGTGGTTCAGTATGGGAACTACTTGCTACTTCTTGTGGCTTCAGAGGTTAGTTTGCAATCTGGTGACCATGGCAACTGTATTGCTCAAGCTACTGAAGCTCTTGGAGTAACTTCTTCGTGCGTGGATTCTTTCTTTGCACACTTGCAACTGTGTCGGGCCTATGTGATACAAGGCAATCTTTTGAACTCTAGGAGTGAGTACATGAAATGCCTGCAAAACCGTACAGATACTGAAATTGGCTGGGTAGTACTTAAGCAACTTGCATCTATATGTTCACTGGAGGGTACCCCTGATGAAATAGAGATACATCTAAGAGGATGCGTTGAAAGGAAAGGTAGCAATGCATCCAAATGGACGTCTCTTTTTTATCTAGCATGCGCTCAGTGTTCAGTATGGAATGAGGACTTTGCAAGTGCTGAGAAAGCTATTGCTCAGGCATGTGCTGAAGGGGATCCTGACAGCTGTGTCTTATTTCTCAACG GCGCAATTTGTATGGACATTGCTTGGAGGTTCGCGGCCCCTCAATTTATAGCCCGTGCAGCTTCCAGCCTCAGAAAGGCACAGCAGAAATCACTTGCTTCTTTACCTATTGTGTCCCTCTTACTGGCCCAAGCAGAAGGCAGCCTTGGCTCCAAAGCCAAGTGGGAGAAAAACCTTCGTCTAGAGTGGTTCTCATGGCCCCCAG AATTGAGGCCTGCCGAGCTCTATTTCCAGATGCATCTTCTGGCGACGCAGTCAAATGCAGCAACTTCCCAGCAGAACCAGCTAGTGGAAACCATGCAAACCCCGGAGAAGTGGCTTCTCAGGGCGATACACCTGAACCCGTCGTGCTCTAGGTACTGGACGGCTCTGATGCAACTCGTCTACGTGTAA